A window from Triticum aestivum cultivar Chinese Spring chromosome 6D, IWGSC CS RefSeq v2.1, whole genome shotgun sequence encodes these proteins:
- the LOC123144548 gene encoding importin beta-like SAD2 isoform X2, whose product MDLPDLAVVLRAALSHVPEERKTAEESLNQIMMEPNLEDSDIEPAPKLIEVFLQNCKGHVDQWVEPYLWLTIDRLRRSETIFEMSPCTSDHIPVEALDGIFKATLDLLAAYKDQIAEPKKQNEDDVDDMDGFDADEDDEEVESDKEMGLDDEDGDELNNLHLQRLAAEARGFQPADEDDDSDDDFSDDEELQSPIDEVDPFVLFVESVKGLQASDLARFQNLVQTLDFRYQALANGIGQYAEERRVEIERENWRRQIHSDDS is encoded by the exons ATGGATCTGCCCGACCTCGCTGTCGTGCTGCGCGCCGCGCTCAGCCACGTCCCCGAGGAGCGTAAGACCGCGGAGGAGAGCCTCAACCAG ATTATGATGGAGCCAAACTTGGAAGATTCTGATATCGAGCCTGCTCCCAAGCTCATCGAGGTGTTTCTACAGAACTGCAAAGGTCATGTAGATCAATGGGTTGAGCCTTACCTCTGGCTTACAATTGATCGGTTGCGCCGCTCAGAAACCATATTTGAAATGTCTCCTTGTACAAGTG ATCATATTCCAGTAGAAGCTCTAGATGGCATTTTCAAAGCAACACTTGATCTCCTTGCTGCCTACAAAGATCAAATTGCAG AACCGAAGAAGCAAAATGAGGACGATGTTGATGATATGGATGGCTTTGacgctgatgaagatgatgaagaagttGAATCAGACAAGGAGATGGGTCTTGACGATGAAGACGGCGATGAACTAaacaatcttcatcttcagagACTAGCTGCAGAG GCTAGAGGCTTCCAGCcagctgatgaagatgatgattcaGATGATGATTTCAGTGACGATGAGGAGCTGCAATCACCGATTGATGAGGTGGATCCGTTCGTTTTATTTGTTGAAAGTGTCAAAG GTTTGCAAGCATCTGATCTGGCCAGGTTCCAGAACCTCGTGCAAACTCTTGATTTCCGATATCAGGCGCTTGCTAATGGCATAGGTCAATATGCTGAAGAAAGAAGAGTTGAGATCGAAAGAGAAAATTGGAGAAGGCAAATACACAGTGATGATTCATGA
- the LOC123144548 gene encoding importin beta-like SAD2 isoform X1, whose amino-acid sequence MDLPDLAVVLRAALSHVPEERKTAEESLNQIMMEPNLEDSDIEPAPKLIEVFLQNCKGHVDQWVEPYLWLTIDRLRRSETIFEMSPCTSADHIPVEALDGIFKATLDLLAAYKDQIAEPKKQNEDDVDDMDGFDADEDDEEVESDKEMGLDDEDGDELNNLHLQRLAAEARGFQPADEDDDSDDDFSDDEELQSPIDEVDPFVLFVESVKGLQASDLARFQNLVQTLDFRYQALANGIGQYAEERRVEIERENWRRQIHSDDS is encoded by the exons ATGGATCTGCCCGACCTCGCTGTCGTGCTGCGCGCCGCGCTCAGCCACGTCCCCGAGGAGCGTAAGACCGCGGAGGAGAGCCTCAACCAG ATTATGATGGAGCCAAACTTGGAAGATTCTGATATCGAGCCTGCTCCCAAGCTCATCGAGGTGTTTCTACAGAACTGCAAAGGTCATGTAGATCAATGGGTTGAGCCTTACCTCTGGCTTACAATTGATCGGTTGCGCCGCTCAGAAACCATATTTGAAATGTCTCCTTGTACAAGTG CAGATCATATTCCAGTAGAAGCTCTAGATGGCATTTTCAAAGCAACACTTGATCTCCTTGCTGCCTACAAAGATCAAATTGCAG AACCGAAGAAGCAAAATGAGGACGATGTTGATGATATGGATGGCTTTGacgctgatgaagatgatgaagaagttGAATCAGACAAGGAGATGGGTCTTGACGATGAAGACGGCGATGAACTAaacaatcttcatcttcagagACTAGCTGCAGAG GCTAGAGGCTTCCAGCcagctgatgaagatgatgattcaGATGATGATTTCAGTGACGATGAGGAGCTGCAATCACCGATTGATGAGGTGGATCCGTTCGTTTTATTTGTTGAAAGTGTCAAAG GTTTGCAAGCATCTGATCTGGCCAGGTTCCAGAACCTCGTGCAAACTCTTGATTTCCGATATCAGGCGCTTGCTAATGGCATAGGTCAATATGCTGAAGAAAGAAGAGTTGAGATCGAAAGAGAAAATTGGAGAAGGCAAATACACAGTGATGATTCATGA
- the LOC123144548 gene encoding importin beta-like SAD2 isoform X4, with protein sequence MMEPNLEDSDIEPAPKLIEVFLQNCKGHVDQWVEPYLWLTIDRLRRSETIFEMSPCTSDHIPVEALDGIFKATLDLLAAYKDQIAEPKKQNEDDVDDMDGFDADEDDEEVESDKEMGLDDEDGDELNNLHLQRLAAEARGFQPADEDDDSDDDFSDDEELQSPIDEVDPFVLFVESVKGLQASDLARFQNLVQTLDFRYQALANGIGQYAEERRVEIERENWRRQIHSDDS encoded by the exons ATGATGGAGCCAAACTTGGAAGATTCTGATATCGAGCCTGCTCCCAAGCTCATCGAGGTGTTTCTACAGAACTGCAAAGGTCATGTAGATCAATGGGTTGAGCCTTACCTCTGGCTTACAATTGATCGGTTGCGCCGCTCAGAAACCATATTTGAAATGTCTCCTTGTACAAGTG ATCATATTCCAGTAGAAGCTCTAGATGGCATTTTCAAAGCAACACTTGATCTCCTTGCTGCCTACAAAGATCAAATTGCAG AACCGAAGAAGCAAAATGAGGACGATGTTGATGATATGGATGGCTTTGacgctgatgaagatgatgaagaagttGAATCAGACAAGGAGATGGGTCTTGACGATGAAGACGGCGATGAACTAaacaatcttcatcttcagagACTAGCTGCAGAG GCTAGAGGCTTCCAGCcagctgatgaagatgatgattcaGATGATGATTTCAGTGACGATGAGGAGCTGCAATCACCGATTGATGAGGTGGATCCGTTCGTTTTATTTGTTGAAAGTGTCAAAG GTTTGCAAGCATCTGATCTGGCCAGGTTCCAGAACCTCGTGCAAACTCTTGATTTCCGATATCAGGCGCTTGCTAATGGCATAGGTCAATATGCTGAAGAAAGAAGAGTTGAGATCGAAAGAGAAAATTGGAGAAGGCAAATACACAGTGATGATTCATGA
- the LOC123144548 gene encoding importin beta-like SAD2 isoform X3: MMEPNLEDSDIEPAPKLIEVFLQNCKGHVDQWVEPYLWLTIDRLRRSETIFEMSPCTSADHIPVEALDGIFKATLDLLAAYKDQIAEPKKQNEDDVDDMDGFDADEDDEEVESDKEMGLDDEDGDELNNLHLQRLAAEARGFQPADEDDDSDDDFSDDEELQSPIDEVDPFVLFVESVKGLQASDLARFQNLVQTLDFRYQALANGIGQYAEERRVEIERENWRRQIHSDDS, encoded by the exons ATGATGGAGCCAAACTTGGAAGATTCTGATATCGAGCCTGCTCCCAAGCTCATCGAGGTGTTTCTACAGAACTGCAAAGGTCATGTAGATCAATGGGTTGAGCCTTACCTCTGGCTTACAATTGATCGGTTGCGCCGCTCAGAAACCATATTTGAAATGTCTCCTTGTACAAGTG CAGATCATATTCCAGTAGAAGCTCTAGATGGCATTTTCAAAGCAACACTTGATCTCCTTGCTGCCTACAAAGATCAAATTGCAG AACCGAAGAAGCAAAATGAGGACGATGTTGATGATATGGATGGCTTTGacgctgatgaagatgatgaagaagttGAATCAGACAAGGAGATGGGTCTTGACGATGAAGACGGCGATGAACTAaacaatcttcatcttcagagACTAGCTGCAGAG GCTAGAGGCTTCCAGCcagctgatgaagatgatgattcaGATGATGATTTCAGTGACGATGAGGAGCTGCAATCACCGATTGATGAGGTGGATCCGTTCGTTTTATTTGTTGAAAGTGTCAAAG GTTTGCAAGCATCTGATCTGGCCAGGTTCCAGAACCTCGTGCAAACTCTTGATTTCCGATATCAGGCGCTTGCTAATGGCATAGGTCAATATGCTGAAGAAAGAAGAGTTGAGATCGAAAGAGAAAATTGGAGAAGGCAAATACACAGTGATGATTCATGA